In Geobacter anodireducens, a genomic segment contains:
- a CDS encoding RNA helicase, with protein sequence MTFAELKLAPHILKAVAACGYTEPTPVQAAAIPRALENADLLATAQTGTGKTAAFVLPALQRLSSPPQGPGRGPRVLVLTPTRELAQQVTDAVRTYGAFMRVRSGAILGGMPYRTQLRLLSSPVDFIVATPGRLVDLLDRRSLDLSRLELLVLDEADRMLDMGFSDDVDRIAAASPASRQTLLFTATMDSAMARLAGRLLREPERIDIAGTKTTHEHIEQRLHVADDLHHKNRLLRHLVTDGNLHRAIIFSATKRDAENLALELQAQGHSAAALHGDMPQHARNRTITAMKQGRIRLLVATDVAARGLDVTGISHVINFDLPKFAEDYVHRIGRTGRAGASGIAISFASFNEVSYLARIERYIGQTLPEHHIPGLEPSRPLRRVTAGSGRKPGMGTGSARKGSPNRSAGAAPGRTGKSSDRTSWGSRRTQDPVVEYRSSTGRHGAGQPRRSS encoded by the coding sequence ATGACCTTTGCTGAACTGAAACTTGCCCCGCACATTCTCAAAGCCGTAGCCGCCTGCGGTTACACAGAGCCGACACCGGTCCAGGCTGCCGCCATCCCCCGGGCACTGGAGAACGCGGACCTGCTCGCCACCGCCCAGACCGGTACCGGCAAGACCGCTGCATTCGTCCTGCCGGCCCTGCAGCGGCTGAGCTCTCCGCCCCAGGGACCCGGGCGCGGTCCTCGCGTGCTCGTGCTCACCCCTACCCGTGAACTGGCCCAACAGGTCACCGACGCGGTGCGGACGTACGGGGCGTTCATGCGGGTGCGGAGCGGCGCCATCCTCGGCGGCATGCCCTACCGCACGCAGCTCCGGCTTCTCTCTTCACCGGTTGATTTCATCGTGGCCACGCCGGGACGGCTGGTAGACCTGCTCGACCGGAGGAGCCTCGACCTCTCCCGCCTCGAACTGCTGGTGCTCGACGAAGCGGACCGGATGCTCGACATGGGCTTCAGCGACGACGTGGACCGTATCGCCGCCGCATCACCAGCCAGCCGCCAGACCTTGCTGTTCACGGCAACCATGGACAGCGCCATGGCCAGACTGGCCGGCCGGCTCCTGCGTGAACCGGAGCGGATCGACATCGCCGGCACCAAGACGACCCATGAGCACATCGAGCAGCGCCTTCACGTGGCCGACGACCTGCATCACAAAAACCGGCTGCTGCGGCACCTGGTCACCGACGGAAACCTGCACAGGGCCATCATCTTTTCGGCAACCAAGCGGGACGCCGAAAATCTGGCCCTGGAACTACAGGCCCAGGGCCATTCGGCCGCAGCCCTTCACGGCGATATGCCCCAACATGCCCGCAACCGGACCATTACCGCCATGAAGCAGGGACGGATCAGGCTTCTCGTGGCCACCGACGTGGCGGCCCGGGGGCTGGACGTTACCGGCATCAGCCATGTCATCAACTTCGATCTGCCGAAATTCGCCGAGGATTATGTCCATCGCATCGGCCGCACCGGCCGGGCGGGCGCCTCGGGAATCGCCATCTCCTTTGCCTCGTTCAACGAGGTGAGCTACCTGGCCCGCATAGAGCGCTACATTGGCCAGACGCTCCCGGAGCATCACATCCCGGGGTTGGAGCCATCGCGCCCGCTCCGTCGCGTAACAGCGGGTTCCGGCCGCAAGCCGGGAATGGGCACCGGTTCAGCCCGGAAGGGCTCCCCGAACCGCTCCGCCGGCGCGGCGCCCGGCAGGACCGGCAAATCGTCGGATCGCACATCCTGGGGGAGCAGACGGACACAGGATCCGGTTGTGGAATATCGGAGCTCAACGGGGCGGCACGGAGCAGGACAACCCCGTCGATCATCATGA
- a CDS encoding pyridine nucleotide-disulfide oxidoreductase: protein MKRVVIIGMGFGGIRAARTLAQKGLDVVLVDRNNYHLFQPLLYQVATAGLEQESIAYPVRAMARGWTGTRFQLAEVTGVDFESRLVATDNGTIPYDYLVIGTGSVTNYFGLKSVEQYAFDLKELVDAERLRNHILTAFERAVIEPDPAKRRALMTFVIVGGGPTGVEFAGALIELVRYVLTKDYPELSVQAARVVLVEAFDRLLAAMPAELQGYTLQKLRGMGVEVLLNARVVDAGPERVTLHDGAVIPAHTLFWSAGVKAAPLAATLGVEQKPGGRIAVEPDLTLPGHPDVYVVGDMAWLEQDGAPLPMVAPVAMQMGIHAGKSILAREQGAPAPPFRYHDKGSMATIGRSAAVASAFGMNLRGYAAWIAWLLLHLYYLIGFRNRIVVMLNWIWYYWFHERQVRLITERETPGNGCTR from the coding sequence GTGAAACGAGTGGTCATCATCGGGATGGGGTTTGGCGGCATCAGGGCGGCACGGACCCTGGCGCAAAAGGGGCTGGACGTGGTTCTCGTGGACCGGAACAACTACCACCTCTTTCAGCCGCTCCTCTACCAGGTGGCAACCGCCGGCCTCGAACAGGAGTCCATTGCCTACCCGGTGCGTGCCATGGCACGCGGCTGGACCGGTACGCGGTTTCAACTGGCCGAGGTGACTGGCGTCGACTTCGAGTCCCGCCTGGTCGCTACGGACAACGGCACCATACCCTACGACTATCTCGTGATCGGCACAGGAAGCGTCACTAACTATTTCGGGCTTAAATCGGTGGAGCAGTATGCCTTTGATCTGAAGGAGCTGGTGGATGCCGAGCGGCTGCGCAACCATATCCTCACGGCTTTCGAGCGGGCCGTGATTGAACCCGATCCGGCCAAGCGCCGGGCGCTCATGACATTCGTGATCGTGGGCGGCGGCCCCACCGGCGTCGAGTTTGCCGGCGCCCTCATCGAGTTGGTCCGGTACGTGCTGACCAAGGATTACCCGGAACTGAGCGTTCAGGCTGCCCGGGTCGTGCTCGTGGAGGCCTTTGACCGGCTTCTGGCAGCCATGCCGGCCGAGCTGCAGGGCTATACCCTGCAAAAGCTCCGGGGCATGGGGGTCGAGGTGCTGCTCAACGCCCGCGTGGTAGACGCGGGGCCTGAACGGGTAACCCTGCATGACGGTGCCGTCATCCCGGCCCATACCCTGTTCTGGTCCGCAGGGGTCAAGGCAGCCCCCCTGGCGGCGACCCTCGGCGTTGAACAGAAACCGGGCGGACGGATCGCGGTGGAGCCCGATCTGACGTTGCCCGGCCATCCCGATGTCTATGTGGTCGGGGATATGGCCTGGCTGGAGCAGGATGGCGCTCCCCTGCCCATGGTGGCTCCGGTGGCCATGCAGATGGGGATCCATGCCGGAAAGTCGATTCTGGCCCGTGAACAGGGGGCGCCTGCTCCTCCCTTCAGGTATCACGACAAGGGAAGCATGGCCACCATCGGCCGGAGCGCCGCCGTGGCCAGCGCTTTCGGCATGAATCTCCGCGGGTATGCGGCCTGGATAGCCTGGCTCCTGCTGCACCTCTACTATCTCATCGGCTTTCGCAACCGTATTGTGGTCATGCTCAACTGGATCTGGTACTACTGGTTCCATGAGCGCCAGGTGCGCCTCATCACGGAGCGTGAAACGCCGGGCAACGGATGCACACGGTAG
- a CDS encoding (4Fe-4S)-binding protein yields the protein MHTVAVERAVRYDPSEVAEAMGRALAPLGGMGAFVRPGERVLIKPNMLAAKTPERAVTTHPEALRAVIWLVREAGGIPLVGDSPGIGGFRAVAEKSGMAAVAREAGAELVPFDDAAAVSGSGLFRRMDVARPYLEADRLINLPKLKTHEMMTMTCAVKNLFGAVVGTAKAGWHLKAGADRELFARLLLEIYLLRPPDLTIVDAVVAMEGDGPGSGDPRPMGLILAGANAVAVDVVAAELAGIPKQLLWVERAAERLGIDGWDRSRITTVGLSPDDARVPDFRLPHLSDVQFGLPGFLKNRLRHHLTARPVPNPEGCRLCGACLDACPPRAISVRDGRLHFDYHACIRCFCCRELCPDGSLGVRDGVLLKLFKKFKE from the coding sequence ATGCACACGGTAGCCGTCGAACGGGCCGTACGCTACGATCCCTCAGAGGTTGCCGAAGCCATGGGTCGGGCCCTCGCTCCCCTGGGAGGGATGGGGGCCTTTGTCCGACCCGGTGAGCGGGTTCTGATCAAACCGAACATGCTGGCTGCCAAGACACCCGAGCGGGCGGTAACTACCCACCCGGAGGCGTTGCGGGCCGTGATCTGGCTCGTCCGGGAGGCCGGCGGGATTCCGCTGGTGGGCGACTCTCCCGGTATCGGCGGCTTTCGGGCCGTGGCGGAGAAGAGCGGCATGGCCGCCGTGGCCCGGGAGGCCGGTGCCGAACTGGTCCCGTTTGACGATGCGGCTGCCGTTTCGGGCAGCGGGCTCTTCAGGCGCATGGATGTGGCGCGACCCTACCTGGAAGCCGACCGGCTCATCAACCTTCCCAAGCTCAAGACCCACGAAATGATGACCATGACCTGCGCCGTGAAGAATCTGTTCGGCGCCGTGGTCGGAACCGCCAAGGCGGGCTGGCACCTCAAAGCCGGCGCCGACCGGGAGCTGTTCGCCCGGCTTCTCCTGGAAATCTACCTTCTGAGACCGCCGGATCTGACCATAGTCGACGCCGTTGTGGCCATGGAGGGTGATGGTCCGGGCAGCGGCGACCCCAGGCCGATGGGGCTCATCCTGGCCGGAGCCAATGCCGTGGCGGTGGATGTGGTGGCCGCGGAACTGGCGGGCATCCCGAAGCAGCTCCTCTGGGTCGAGCGGGCCGCCGAACGGCTCGGTATCGATGGCTGGGACCGGTCCCGCATCACGACGGTCGGACTCTCGCCCGACGATGCCCGGGTGCCGGATTTTCGCCTGCCGCACCTGTCGGACGTCCAGTTCGGCCTCCCCGGTTTCCTCAAGAACCGGCTTCGCCATCATCTCACAGCGCGGCCGGTGCCGAACCCCGAAGGGTGCCGCCTGTGCGGGGCGTGCCTTGACGCCTGCCCTCCACGGGCCATCTCCGTGCGCGACGGCCGGCTCCATTTCGACTACCACGCCTGTATCCGGTGCTTCTGCTGCCGCGAACTCTGCCCCGACGGCTCCCTCGGGGTACGGGACGGAGTGCTGCTGAAACTGTTCAAGAAATTCAAGGAGTAA
- a CDS encoding efflux transporter periplasmic adaptor subunit, with translation MKKAAIIAAVVIAAVAGIYFAFGKREPERTYKTVKVERGDVVATVSATGNLSAVTTVQVGTQVSGTIYRLLVDYNTPVKKGQVIAEIDPALFRADVEQARGNLLSAQANLLKARATAADAKRTMERNRQLVKEGVVSQSDFDTAETGAQEAAAAVKAAEASVVQTRGALSRAETNLKNATIRSPVDGVVISRAVDVGQTVAASFQTPTLFTIAQDLTRMQIETSVDEADISRVRVGQQVTFTVDAYPDEKFNARVAQIRNAPVITQNVVTYVVVITVDNPELKLKPGMTANVAVEVGKKEKVLKVPMAALRFKPRADGDEGERRAPSGPAKAKREAGQQVFILSPEKKPVPVKVQTGLGNDSHVEIVSGALKEGDEVIVQETTPRDKQKSGGSGRSPMGMRF, from the coding sequence ATGAAAAAAGCAGCCATCATCGCGGCGGTTGTCATCGCAGCCGTAGCGGGAATCTATTTCGCCTTCGGCAAACGTGAACCCGAACGGACCTACAAGACTGTTAAAGTGGAACGGGGCGATGTCGTTGCCACCGTCTCAGCCACGGGCAACCTGAGCGCAGTCACCACTGTTCAGGTCGGGACCCAGGTCTCCGGCACCATCTATCGCCTGCTCGTGGACTACAATACCCCCGTGAAAAAGGGACAGGTCATCGCCGAGATCGATCCGGCACTGTTTCGGGCCGACGTGGAGCAGGCAAGGGGCAACCTTCTGAGCGCTCAGGCGAATCTCTTGAAGGCCAGGGCCACTGCCGCCGATGCCAAGCGGACCATGGAGCGCAACCGGCAACTGGTCAAGGAGGGAGTCGTATCCCAGAGCGACTTCGACACCGCTGAAACCGGCGCCCAGGAGGCCGCCGCCGCCGTCAAGGCCGCTGAAGCCTCGGTCGTCCAAACCCGGGGCGCCCTGTCCCGGGCGGAAACCAACCTGAAGAACGCCACCATCCGGTCGCCGGTGGATGGTGTCGTCATATCCCGGGCCGTGGACGTGGGACAGACCGTGGCCGCCTCCTTCCAGACCCCGACCCTGTTCACCATCGCCCAGGATCTTACCCGGATGCAGATCGAGACCAGCGTGGACGAGGCCGATATCAGTCGCGTGCGGGTGGGGCAGCAGGTTACCTTCACCGTGGATGCCTATCCGGACGAGAAATTCAATGCCCGGGTGGCCCAGATCCGCAATGCCCCGGTCATCACCCAGAATGTGGTCACCTACGTGGTGGTCATCACCGTGGACAATCCCGAATTGAAGCTCAAGCCGGGCATGACTGCCAACGTGGCCGTTGAGGTGGGCAAAAAGGAAAAAGTGCTCAAAGTCCCCATGGCGGCACTGCGGTTCAAGCCCCGCGCGGACGGTGACGAGGGTGAACGCCGCGCCCCGTCCGGTCCGGCAAAGGCGAAGCGGGAGGCGGGACAGCAGGTCTTCATCCTGTCGCCGGAGAAGAAGCCGGTGCCGGTGAAGGTGCAGACCGGCCTCGGCAACGACAGCCATGTGGAGATCGTTTCCGGAGCCCTGAAGGAGGGCGACGAGGTGATCGTTCAGGAGACCACGCCCAGGGATAAACAGAAGAGCGGAGGCAGCGGCAGATCTCCCATGGGGATGCGGTTCTAG
- a CDS encoding multidrug ABC transporter substrate-binding protein, with the protein MNLLMSLRISLRALLANKMRSFLTMLGIIIGIAAVIIIVAIGSGAQKVVSDVIASIGSNIILVIPGSTTSGGLRVGAGSVPSLTQDDARAINTELPSVLRAAPTVRGTAQVVAGNMNWSTMIMGVTPEFLQVREWQVVSGRELSPSDIEGASKNCILGQTVAENLFGSEDPIGKTVRIKRVPFIVVGLLDRKGQSPQGSDQDDIILLPLSTAQRKILGSQFPNTVGAIMVQAKSRELMDQAEEELTTLLDQRHRIGPAKERDYTVRNLTEILAASEQSQKMLTILFGAVASISLIVGGIGIMNIMLVSVTERTREIGIRMAIGARQRDILLQFLAEAVLLTLLGGLIGMAIGIGGATLISQFFGWPTMVSSKAILLAFAFSGGVGIFFGFYPARKAAGLNPIEALRYE; encoded by the coding sequence ATGAACCTCCTCATGAGCCTCCGGATCTCGTTGCGGGCCCTGCTCGCCAACAAGATGCGCTCATTTCTCACCATGCTCGGCATCATCATCGGCATCGCGGCCGTCATCATCATCGTGGCCATCGGCAGCGGCGCCCAGAAGGTGGTGTCCGACGTCATCGCCAGCATCGGCAGCAACATCATTCTGGTAATCCCCGGCTCCACCACCAGCGGCGGGCTCCGTGTCGGCGCCGGTTCCGTGCCCTCCCTGACCCAGGACGATGCCCGCGCCATCAACACCGAACTCCCCTCGGTGCTGCGCGCTGCCCCAACGGTGCGGGGAACCGCTCAGGTGGTGGCCGGCAACATGAACTGGTCGACCATGATCATGGGGGTCACCCCGGAGTTCCTGCAGGTGCGTGAGTGGCAGGTGGTGTCGGGACGGGAGCTTTCCCCTTCAGACATCGAGGGGGCCTCGAAGAACTGTATCCTGGGGCAGACCGTGGCCGAGAATCTCTTCGGCTCCGAAGATCCCATCGGCAAAACCGTCCGGATCAAGCGGGTCCCCTTCATCGTGGTGGGGTTGCTGGACCGCAAGGGGCAGTCCCCCCAGGGAAGCGACCAGGACGACATCATCCTGCTGCCTCTGAGTACGGCCCAGCGCAAGATCCTCGGTTCCCAGTTTCCCAACACCGTGGGGGCAATCATGGTGCAGGCCAAGAGCCGGGAATTGATGGATCAGGCCGAAGAGGAACTGACAACGCTTCTCGACCAGCGCCACCGGATCGGGCCGGCAAAAGAGAGGGACTACACGGTGCGGAACCTGACCGAGATCCTGGCCGCCTCGGAGCAGTCCCAGAAGATGCTCACCATCCTCTTCGGGGCCGTGGCATCCATCTCGCTGATCGTGGGCGGCATCGGCATCATGAACATCATGCTGGTTTCAGTCACGGAGCGGACGCGGGAGATCGGCATCCGGATGGCCATCGGCGCCCGGCAGCGTGACATTCTCCTCCAGTTCCTGGCCGAGGCGGTGCTCCTGACTCTCCTGGGGGGACTCATCGGCATGGCCATTGGCATCGGGGGGGCCACCCTGATATCGCAGTTTTTCGGCTGGCCCACCATGGTTTCATCAAAGGCGATCCTGCTCGCCTTTGCCTTCTCCGGCGGGGTCGGGATATTTTTCGGCTTCTATCCGGCCCGCAAGGCGGCGGGACTCAATCCCATCGAGGCACTGCGCTATGAATGA
- a CDS encoding peptidase M23, which translates to MNRRFLSTLLSLSLAVGLGSSPAAAARRLPVDRGTVTSGIGWRLDPFGSGRQVYHHGVDIAVPEGTPVYPTEQGTVLHAGLYKGYGNLVAVDHGNGYVSLYGHNATLLVKEGQKVDTATVLALSGNTGRSTGPHVHYEVRQIPGYAQKARDRMEEQLKALVAERIDGWVAEHVAGTAQGDGTDAGPRDPLAELALPSDDGFQ; encoded by the coding sequence GTGAACCGTCGCTTTCTCTCTACACTCCTGTCGCTTTCCCTGGCCGTGGGCCTGGGAAGTTCGCCTGCCGCAGCGGCTCGCCGCCTGCCCGTGGACCGCGGCACCGTCACCTCCGGTATCGGCTGGAGGCTCGACCCCTTTGGCAGCGGCCGCCAGGTCTACCATCACGGGGTCGACATCGCCGTGCCCGAAGGTACCCCGGTCTATCCCACCGAGCAGGGCACGGTCCTCCATGCGGGACTCTACAAGGGGTACGGCAATCTGGTCGCAGTGGACCACGGCAACGGCTATGTTTCCCTGTACGGGCACAATGCGACACTTCTCGTCAAAGAAGGACAAAAAGTCGACACGGCCACGGTTCTCGCCCTGTCGGGCAACACCGGGCGCTCAACCGGCCCCCATGTCCACTACGAGGTCCGTCAAATCCCCGGGTATGCGCAGAAAGCGCGGGACCGGATGGAGGAGCAGTTGAAAGCGCTGGTGGCGGAACGGATCGATGGGTGGGTGGCAGAGCACGTGGCAGGCACCGCCCAGGGTGACGGAACCGATGCCGGCCCCCGGGACCCCCTGGCCGAACTGGCGCTCCCCTCGGACGACGGTTTCCAGTAG